A genomic region of Capra hircus breed San Clemente chromosome 19, ASM170441v1, whole genome shotgun sequence contains the following coding sequences:
- the FN3KRP gene encoding ketosamine-3-kinase isoform X1: protein MEELLKRELGCDSVKATGHSGGGCISQGQSYDTDKGRVFVKVNPKPEARRMFEGEMASLIAILKTGTVKVPKPIKVLDVPGGGSMLVMEHLDMRHLSSHAAKLGIQLADLHLDNKRLGETLQKEAGIVGRRDEQVARPFVAQFGFDVVTCCGYLPQVNDWQQDWVTFYARQRIQPQMDLVEQRSGDREARELWAALQLKIPDLFRDLDIVPALLHGDLWGGNVAEDSSGPIIFDPASFYGHSEYELAIAGMFGGFSSAFYSAYHSKIPKAPGFEKRLKLYQLFHYLNHWNHFGSGYRGSSLSIMRNLVT from the exons ATGGAGGAGCTACTGAAGCGGGAGCTGGGCTGCGACTCCGTCAAGGCCACGGGTCACTCGGGTGGCGGATGCATTAGCCAGGGCCAGAGCTACGACACGGACAAAGGGCGAGTGTTTGTGAAAGTGAACCCCAAGCCAGAG GCCAGAAGGATGTTTGAAGGCGAGATGGCAAGTTTAATTGCCATCCTGAAGACAGGCACAGTGAAGGTGCCCAAACCCATCAAGGTGCTTGACGTCCCAGGAGGCGGCAGCATGCTGGTAATGGAGCATTTGGACATGCGGCATCTGAGCAG tcatgctgcaaagCTTGGCATCCAGCTGGCAGATCTACACCTAGACAACAAGAGGCTTGGAGAGACTCTCCAGAAGGAGGCTGGCATAGTAG GGAGAAGAGATGAGCAGGTGGCGCGGCCCTTCGTGGCCCAGTTCGGGTTTGACGTGGTGACGTGCTGTGGGTACCTCCCCCAG GTGAATGACTGGCAGCAGGACTGGGTCACTTTCTATGCCCGGCAGCGCATTCAGCCCCAGATGGACCTGGTAGAGCAGAGGtctggggacagggaggcccgtGAGCTCTGGGCTGCTCTGCAG TTAAAGATCCCTGACCTGTTCCGTGATCTGGACATCGTCCCAGCCCTGCTCCACGGAGACCTCTGGGGAGGAAACGTAGCGGAGGATTCCTCTGGGCCCATCATCTTTGACCCCGCTTCCTTCTATGGCCACTCGGAGTATGAGCTGGCAATAGCCGGCATGTTCGGGGGCTTCAGTAGTGCCTTCTACTCCGCTTACCACAGCAAAATACCCAAGGCCCCAGGCTTCGAGAAGCGCCTGAAGCTGTATCAGCTCTTCCACTACTTGAACCACTGGAATCACTTTGGATCCGGGTACAGAGGGTCCTCCCTCAGCATCATGAGGAATCTCGTCACCTGA
- the FN3KRP gene encoding ketosamine-3-kinase isoform X2, whose product MFEGEMASLIAILKTGTVKVPKPIKVLDVPGGGSMLVMEHLDMRHLSSHAAKLGIQLADLHLDNKRLGETLQKEAGIVGRRDEQVARPFVAQFGFDVVTCCGYLPQVNDWQQDWVTFYARQRIQPQMDLVEQRSGDREARELWAALQLKIPDLFRDLDIVPALLHGDLWGGNVAEDSSGPIIFDPASFYGHSEYELAIAGMFGGFSSAFYSAYHSKIPKAPGFEKRLKLYQLFHYLNHWNHFGSGYRGSSLSIMRNLVT is encoded by the exons ATGTTTGAAGGCGAGATGGCAAGTTTAATTGCCATCCTGAAGACAGGCACAGTGAAGGTGCCCAAACCCATCAAGGTGCTTGACGTCCCAGGAGGCGGCAGCATGCTGGTAATGGAGCATTTGGACATGCGGCATCTGAGCAG tcatgctgcaaagCTTGGCATCCAGCTGGCAGATCTACACCTAGACAACAAGAGGCTTGGAGAGACTCTCCAGAAGGAGGCTGGCATAGTAG GGAGAAGAGATGAGCAGGTGGCGCGGCCCTTCGTGGCCCAGTTCGGGTTTGACGTGGTGACGTGCTGTGGGTACCTCCCCCAG GTGAATGACTGGCAGCAGGACTGGGTCACTTTCTATGCCCGGCAGCGCATTCAGCCCCAGATGGACCTGGTAGAGCAGAGGtctggggacagggaggcccgtGAGCTCTGGGCTGCTCTGCAG TTAAAGATCCCTGACCTGTTCCGTGATCTGGACATCGTCCCAGCCCTGCTCCACGGAGACCTCTGGGGAGGAAACGTAGCGGAGGATTCCTCTGGGCCCATCATCTTTGACCCCGCTTCCTTCTATGGCCACTCGGAGTATGAGCTGGCAATAGCCGGCATGTTCGGGGGCTTCAGTAGTGCCTTCTACTCCGCTTACCACAGCAAAATACCCAAGGCCCCAGGCTTCGAGAAGCGCCTGAAGCTGTATCAGCTCTTCCACTACTTGAACCACTGGAATCACTTTGGATCCGGGTACAGAGGGTCCTCCCTCAGCATCATGAGGAATCTCGTCACCTGA